From Treponema sp. OMZ 787:
CATTTTGAAAACCATAATTGAGAAATTCGAGTTGATTTTTCCGGCGAAACACATACACCGTTTTATCCTACCGATCACTGCGGCGTTTTACGGCTTCTTACTGTGCAAGCCGCTCCTATTGAAGAGCAGATACTTGCACTACAGAAAATCGAAACCTACGAAGCCGCCATCACCGCCGCAAAATCGGTACTGTCCGTTTGTGCAGATAAGAAAAAAATGATATTAGAGAAGTGGTTATGAGAAGGAATATTAGAAATAGGAGATAGTAAAGATGATAAAAAAAATAAAATCTATCCGCAAAATAGCTGTCTACGAAAATTTTGATTGGGATAACTCGGTAAAAGATAAAAATGGAAAAATTGAAGAATTCAAAAAAATTAATATTTTCTTTGGAAGAAATTATTCAGGAAAAACAACTTTATCACGAATAATTCGAGCTTTAGAGACAGGAACTATTTCTGAAAAATACGGCAACTATAAACAATTTGCAGTTAGTATTGATGATAAGACAGTAACACAAGAAAATCCGCTTGAACATACAAAAGTTATACGTGTTTTCAATGAAGATTTTGTTAGGGAGAATATTTCTTTTCCATACAATGACGATGGTAATATAAAATCATTCGCTATAATGGGAGATAGCAATAATGAAATCCAAAGCAAAATTAATGAAATAATTGCAGAATTAGGAACTAACGATGAGGGAGAAAATAAAACCGGACTTTACAGAGAGCAAGAACTTGCTAATGAACAGTTTAAGCAAGCAAATCAGAATCTTGAAAAAGAGGAAAAAGAATTAAATAATGAATTATCAAATAAAGCAAGTGGTGATCGGCAACATTCTATCAAGTATCGCTCTGACTTGTATGGTGATCAAAATTATAACATAAACAAGTTAAAAGCTGATATAATATGTGTTCTTGCAGAGAATTTTATCCCTATTTCTGATGAGGATAAAGAGCAGAAAATAAAATTATTACACGAAACAACAAAAGCTATTATTCCGAATATAAAAGTTCTGGATATAGATTTTACTGAGCTATTAGTAAGAAGTAAAAAACTTATAGAACAAGATGTTATCAAAAAAGAAGATATTACGGAGTTAATCAGTAATGACTTAATTAATTGGGCTAAAAGAGGAAAAGAATTACATCAAAAAGGGAATCGGTGTGCTTTCTGTGGAAATATAATCACTGATACCAGATGGAATTCTTTAAATAATTATTTTGATTCGACAATAGAAATTTTAGAAAGAAATATTGACGCCTTAATAGTTGAATTAGAAAATAATCGACAGCGAATTGATTCGATTACTATAAATGAAAGCCTATTTTATTCTTTTTTTCAAAGAGACTTACAAAATTTAAATTTACAACAAGTTAAAGACAATGCAAAAAAAGCAGTACTGGAATTAGAAGATCAATTATTGGCCAAAAAAGCGAGCTTATTTGAAAACAAAAAAATAACCCCTCCTACTGATTTTTCAAATGAATTTAATCAATTTATAAATGACTATAACAGAATAGCTAAAGAAAATAATAGTTATTCAGATGAATTACAAGTAAAACAAACAAATGCAAAACAGGAGTTAAGATTAAAAGAAGTATATGATTTTTTGAGTAAAATTGGATATAAAAAAACTGTCGAAAAGATTGAACAATTAAAGCTAGAAAAAAATAAAAAAGAAGATGAAAAAAGAGCTAAAGATATTTTAATTCATTCAAAAGAAGAAGAAATAACGAAATTTAAAAATAAAATGAATGATGAAGAAAAAGGAGCAAAAAAAGTAAAAGAATATTTATATACTTTTTTTGGTAATCAACATATTTCACTTGAAGCCGAGAAGGATATGGAGACTGATTCGCATTATAAATTTTTAATATTTAGAGATGGGGTTCCTGCCTATAATCTGAGTGAAGGAGAATGCAGGCTTATTGCTTTTTGTTATTTTATGGCAAAATTAGAAGATACTGCGACATCAGGAAAGAAACCGATTATATGGATAGATGATCCGATTTCAAGTTTAGATAGTAATCATATATTTTTTGTATATTCAATGATTTATCAAAAAATAATAGCCGATGAAAATTATGAGCAGTTATTTATATCAACACATAATTTAACTTTTTTAAAATACTTAAAAAGATTAAAAGGAAAAAAGCTATACTTATGCGTGAATAGACAAAATAACGAGTCTATTCTCGAAAAAATGCCTAAATACTTGGAAGAATATGTAACTGAGTTTAATTATTTATTTAAACAAATTTACGAATGCGCGCATGTCAACGAGATAAAAGATAATAACTATTCAATTTTTTATAACTTTGGAAACAACGCAAGAAAATTTCTTGAAATTTATCTCTATTATAAATTTCCTGATATGTATAATTGCGATAAAGATGAATCTGTCCAGGAAAAAAGAAGAAAAAAATTTTTTGGTGATGGAATAGAGTCAATATATACAAATAGGCTAGTAAATGAATATTCTCACTTATGCGGTACATTTGAACGAGGCGAAATGCCTGTTGATGTTCCAGAGATGCGGGCTGTGGCAAATTTAATATTAAACACAATAGAAACAAGAGACAAAGAACAATATGATGCCTTAGTCAATAGTATAAATTAATTTTTCAATACACAAAACCTTATGACCTTAACAAAAAACTTTATTACACAAGAAATGCCTAAAGAATTTGAGGTTTCAAAAGCCGACCAAATTGACCTTTTAAATAAATCTTTGTCTTTTTTTAAAGGAAACGACGATTTCGATATCGACGATTTTACCAACGAAGTTATGACAGATCCCGAGACAATCGAAAAATTTCGGCAGTATAAAAAACGCAGCGAAGATGAAAGCGGTATTTCAGTAGACAATCAATTTCAGGTTTCAGAAGCGGCTCGGAAAAAACAACAAAGGTCTTTTAAACGGGTTATTCAACTCGATAAAAAAATTCAAATTGTTATTTCAGGTAACCGCAAAAACATCGAACAAGGTACGGATAAAAAAGGTAAGTTTTATAAGGTGTATTACAGCGAAGAACAGTAAGCTGCCTAAATTACAGCTATAATTGCCGGGACATGATAAGCTCCTCATTATCCTAAAACTATTTTGAAAAAACAGGAATTATTATTTCGGTCAGCCGTAAAACATCGGTTTTGTTTATGTCTTTGGCTGCCATGCCGAAAATTAGAATTGATAGAAGTAGATGAATGGGGGTGTTAATGAAGATAGAACGCTTAACTGAAAATAATGTTGATTTATACCTTGAATATCTAAAAAAAGCTATGTCTCTTGAACCGAATTTGATGGTTGCGGAATACATAGATGAAATAGGAATTCGAAATAGAGTTCGCGATGATTTTTACATGAATACTACATCGTTACTTGCTATAGTTGATAATAGTGTAGTAGGCAGAATTGAATATCATTTTTATGGATGTATGCAAGATGGTTACCGGATGGCATATGTAGATTGGATTTATGTGTTACCTGAGTTCAGACATCAAGGCATAGCACGGCAGTTGTTCGAGGAATTTGAAAAAGATTGTATAAAGAATAGGATAAATCAGTTTTATTTGATAAGAGCAACTAACAGCAATGCAGATAAGTTTTATTGCAGTTTTGAAAGCGTCTCTTTCAGCGAAGCCCCCTTGTTGCGAAAAGATTTATAGACTTGCACAGTTTGTGCCTCAACAGCTCTGTCTTGATAACTAATTCTGATTCACATATCATAAAGGAAGCTGCTTTGATACCGCAACCCAATTAAGCATATAATCAACACCCCCGACACAGAGCGTCGGGGGTGTTGATTCAGCGCACCGCTTTTCAGAATGTTCCGTATAAGGACGGGCTAATCGGTTTTGACTTTACGTCCGCTAACTTAGGTCAAATCTTCAAACTTATAGGTTTCTTCAGCTGTGCTAAAATAATAATTATAGGTTTTAAAATTTTCAACACTTATTTCCTGCTTGGACGGACCGTAAGTGGTGGTAACGCGCCTATACAATATACCGGGGCGTGTTTTTGAAAAACTCGACTCTACAATATGAGTGCCGGGCGTAACATAAAAGCCTCTATTTAGTTTTTCCGTAAAGAACAAGGGATAATCCCCATCGACGGAAATGATTGTAAGAGAATGAAAAGCCGCAGCAGCCATTTTAACTGTCGAGTTTGTTTTATTTATATAAACTTTTACCGCATTGGGGTTTTCTTTTAACCATGTGCTTACGCGGTTTTTTTGCCCTTTCATTTTTAACAGTATAAAAACCATGTACACAATAAATAATATCGGTATGACAAAAAAATACCACGCTGTACCCGCCGAGCCGAGAGTTTTTATAGTTTCTTCCATTTTTCCTCCTAGTTTGATTTATCCTGTTCTTTTTCTATTTTGGTAACCGAATCGCCAATATTTAAATCTTCAAGCATTTTT
This genomic window contains:
- a CDS encoding AAA family ATPase; translation: MIKKIKSIRKIAVYENFDWDNSVKDKNGKIEEFKKINIFFGRNYSGKTTLSRIIRALETGTISEKYGNYKQFAVSIDDKTVTQENPLEHTKVIRVFNEDFVRENISFPYNDDGNIKSFAIMGDSNNEIQSKINEIIAELGTNDEGENKTGLYREQELANEQFKQANQNLEKEEKELNNELSNKASGDRQHSIKYRSDLYGDQNYNINKLKADIICVLAENFIPISDEDKEQKIKLLHETTKAIIPNIKVLDIDFTELLVRSKKLIEQDVIKKEDITELISNDLINWAKRGKELHQKGNRCAFCGNIITDTRWNSLNNYFDSTIEILERNIDALIVELENNRQRIDSITINESLFYSFFQRDLQNLNLQQVKDNAKKAVLELEDQLLAKKASLFENKKITPPTDFSNEFNQFINDYNRIAKENNSYSDELQVKQTNAKQELRLKEVYDFLSKIGYKKTVEKIEQLKLEKNKKEDEKRAKDILIHSKEEEITKFKNKMNDEEKGAKKVKEYLYTFFGNQHISLEAEKDMETDSHYKFLIFRDGVPAYNLSEGECRLIAFCYFMAKLEDTATSGKKPIIWIDDPISSLDSNHIFFVYSMIYQKIIADENYEQLFISTHNLTFLKYLKRLKGKKLYLCVNRQNNESILEKMPKYLEEYVTEFNYLFKQIYECAHVNEIKDNNYSIFYNFGNNARKFLEIYLYYKFPDMYNCDKDESVQEKRRKKFFGDGIESIYTNRLVNEYSHLCGTFERGEMPVDVPEMRAVANLILNTIETRDKEQYDALVNSIN
- a CDS encoding GNAT family N-acetyltransferase; this translates as MKIERLTENNVDLYLEYLKKAMSLEPNLMVAEYIDEIGIRNRVRDDFYMNTTSLLAIVDNSVVGRIEYHFYGCMQDGYRMAYVDWIYVLPEFRHQGIARQLFEEFEKDCIKNRINQFYLIRATNSNADKFYCSFESVSFSEAPLLRKDL